AATTAAAAATCGCATACCTCAAGTGTCGCTTTCCACAGATATTATTGCCGGATATCCAAGCGAGACGGAAGCCGATCATCAACGGACAATCGAACTTTTAAAAGAAGTAAAATTTGACGGGGCGTTTATGTTCGCATATTCACCTCGCGAAAATACAAAAGCTTTCTCGGTGTCTGATGATGTTCCGCAGGAAGAAAAAATCCGCCGCTTGAACGAAATTATCGAACTGCAAAATAAAATTTCTTTGACTAACAATACACAGTTAATCGGTCAGAAGGTCAAAGTACTTATCGAAGATTACAGCAAAAAAACAAAAGACGAATTAAAAGGCAGAACCGACAGAAATAAAAAAGTAGTTTTCCCAAAAAACGGGCACGACATCGGCGAATATACAGAAGTGCAAATCTCCCATGTCAGTTCAGCCACTCTGTTTGGAAATCAGCCTATCGCCCACCTACGGAATGGGCAGGGTCGTGCAGGCAAAATTTAATTAATAATTTCTGGAGACTTAAATGAAAAATTTAGTGAAAATAATTATTATGAGTCTGGTCTTGGGTTCACAGATGGGCTTCTCACAGTCAGTTGACGAACAGGTATTAAAATTTATTAAACTTATTGAGCAGGGCGAAACCGACCGCGTATTAACAGAATCGGCATCGTTAATTTCCTCATCAATAAACCATCCGGGTGTTTTGTACTTGCAGGGGCGGTTAGCAGAGGATGGCACCGAAGCAGTAAAGTTGTATCAGACAATTTTAGATAATTTTCCGAAAAGCGATTGGGCTGACGATGCACTTTACAACACTTATCAATACTACTATGCGGTTGGCTTATATCGCACCGCCGAATTAAAACTTGCTCAATTACGGAAAAATTATCCTGATTCGCCTTATTTATCTGGGAAGTCGTCGGATAAGATTTCGGAACCTGCGAAAGCTACAATACCAACTCCTGCTGCTCAACCGGCTGCAATTCCTACACTAACCGAGCCCAAACAAACTCCTGCCGAAACCATTTTAGTGAGGACTTACACAATCCAGGTAGGCGCTTTTTCAACTTTGGAGAATGCTGAAAAGTTGAGATCATATTTCATTAATTTAAATTATGATGTGGAAATTGCAAACAGAGTGAGAGCCGGGAAGAAACTTTTCTTAGTGTGGGTCGGAATTTTTCAAACGGTAGAAGAGGCAGTAAAACTTGCCTTCGACATCAAACAAAAATATAACATCGAAGCAATCACTGTACAAAGATATTGAACGAAGAATTCAAAAATACATTAGGCATCATCGGCAATTCGTTTGCGATACAAGAGATTAAACACATCATAAAGCAGGTTGCACCAACCGAGATTACAGTTTTAATCACAGGTGAAAGCGGCGTCGGTAAAGAAGTAATTGCAAAAGCACTGCATACTTCAAGTTTGCGTTCACACAAACCTATGATTACTGTAAATTGCGGCGCAATTCCCGAAGGTATTATCGAGAGCGAATTATTCGGACACGAAAAAGGATCGTTCACAGGAGCCGGAGAAACGAGAAAAGGTTATTTTGAAATTGCTGATGGCGGGACAATTTTTTTAGACGAGATTGGCGAACTTCCATTAAGTACTCAGGCAAAATTTCTGAGAGTTCTTGAGAACGGCGAATTCATGCGCGTCGGCTCGAATATTACACGCAAGGTAGATGTTCGGATTATTGCTGCTACGAACCAGAATTTAGAAAATGGCGTTCGGGAAAACGGTTTCCGAAAAGACTTGTACTTCCGATTGCGTTCGATAAATATAAGCATCCCTCCTTTAAGAGACCGTAAGCAAGATATTCCTCTTTTTATAGAATATTTTATTAAGAATTTCGCTGAACGAAATAACATACACATCGAAGGTTTTTCGAAGGATGCGATTGAAGTTTTGATAAACTACCGCTGGGATGGAAACGTGCGAGAGCTTAAAAACACAATTGAAAGTTTGTTCGTGATCAATAAAGGAAATCTCATTGAAGCCGATGACGTACGGAAACAACTTAACACCTATCAAGATTATCAAATCGAATTTGTACAACCACAACGGAACTTGCCGGTACACACACATAAAACATCCGAACAAGTCGAACGGGAGCTGATTTACCGTGCCTTACTCGAAATTAAAAACGACGTTGTAGATATTAAACAGTTTATCAACAATTATGCTGAATCCAAACCCACTGTTCCTGAATCATATTTAGAAACGAACAACTCATCCTATGGCGAAGACCTCACATTGGATGAAATGGATAAACGATATATCATTAAAATATTGCAAAAATATCACGGAAACCGTCGTTTGGCTGCAAAGAAACTTAACATCAGCGAACGAACATTATACAGAAAAATTCATGAATTTGGTCTTAATGGTAAATAATTTAAGAAATATTGTAATCGCCTTGATTCTGGTTATTATTTTTAACTTTCTATCCGGATGTTATTCGTTCAAAGGTGGGTCGGTTCCGCCGCATTTAAAATCGATAGCTATTCCCCTTTTCGACGACCAAAGCGGTTTCGGCGAGGCAGGTTTACGTGAAGATTTTACAAACAAAACGATCGAAAAATTTATACAAGATAACAGTTTCGAATTAACCGAAACCCGTGTATCGGATTCAATGTTAGAATGCACTATAATTACAGTTCAAAATAATCCCTCGGTAATTGCAGCAGGCGAAACAGTAACTTTATGGAAAATTACTATCACTGTTAAAGCGGTGTTTACTGATATGAAATTAAAACGGATAATCTATGATAAGCAGATTTCAAACTGGACTGAATACGATGCTACAACAGGACCAGAAGCTCGACAGTCGGCTATACAATCGACTATTGATAAATTAACAGAAGATATTTTACTTGAAACAGTAGCAAACTGGTAAACAACACTAACATTTAAAGGATTTAAAAAGTACAAATGGCTGATTTTATAATGGTTTCATATTTCTTATCACTCACTTTATTATTTATGTTTGGTTCGAGTGGTTTTGTAATGATATATCAATATTTAAAACACAAAAACAAATTGGAAGACAAACTTCCCGAACTGAACGAGTTCCCTTTTGTTACAATTCAATTACCCCTTTACAACGAGCGATACGTTGCAGAACGGGTTATCGAAGCAACTTGTAACATGGCTTACCTCCCCGAAAATTTTGAAATCCAGGTCCTCGACGATTCAACCGATGACACTGTTGCTGTTGTTGCTGCCGTTGTTAATAAATTCCAGGCAAAGGGTTTTAATATCCAACATATCCACAGAAAAAACAGGCAGGGATACAAAGCTGGCGCTTTAAAAGAAGGTTTAGCAGTTGCCCGCGGTGAATACGTTGCAATATTCGATGCCGACTTTATTCCGAAACCTGATTTTCTTTTGAAAACACTCCCCTACTTCTTGAACGATCCTAAAATCGGGATGGTGCAAACGCGTTGGGAACACTTGAATAGCGACTACTCAATGCTGACGCGCGTACAAGCAATGGCATTAGACGGACATTTCGTAATCGAACAGAATGTTCGAAACAAAGCTGGTTTTTTCATAAATTTTAACGGAACCGGGGGTATTTGGCGGAAAGAATGTATCATCGATGCAGGTAACTGGGAAGCAGATACATTAACCGAAGATTTAGATTTAAGTTACCGCGCACAACTTAAGGGTTGGAAATTTAAGTTTCTAAAAAATGTAACTTCACCCGCTGAGTTACCATCCGAAATCAATGCATTAAAATCGCAGCAATTCAGATGGACAAAGGGCGCTATCGAGACAGGCAAGAAAATTTTACCAAAAGTCTGGAAATCGGATTTGCCTCTGTCAAAAAAAATACATTCTTTTTTTCATCTTAGTAGCAATATTGTTTACCCGTTCATAATGTTGGCTGGCATTTTAAATGTTCCTCTAATCTTCATTAAACATCAGGGTGGTTACGAAAATTATTTCGCGATTATGGCGCTTTTTGTGTTTGCATTTTTAAGTTCATTCTTGTTTTATCTTTACTCACAAAAAGATATATATCCCGATTGGCAGCGGCGGATATTTTTATTCCCCCTATTTATGGCTGGCAGCATGGGTTTTGCAGTAAATAATACTAAAGCTGTTATCGAAGGTTTGCTAAATAAAAAATCGGAATTTGTCCGAACTCCTAAATACCGCATCACCGACAAAAAAGAATCGTGGGCAGGCAAAAAATATACGCCGGTAAAAATCGGTTACACGGTTTTTATTGAAGCTGCTCTTGCACTCTATTGCTTCGGCGGCGTAATGATGTCTTTTTATTTTTTAGAAATTGCAGCAGTTCCGTTTCAATTGTTATTTTCGATGGGATATGGGTTAGTCGCATTTTTATCGTTGAAGCATGCCTGGCTTGCACGTAAAACTAATTTACAAGCTCTAAAAATTAATAATGAGGTTGTCGGAATAAATCATAATATTAATGCGGAATGAATATTTTTCAATTACAAGACCGGCTGAAACAATTTCCATCTTCCGCTCTGGCGGTACGCCTTGCAAGTTTATATGTTGCACGATTTCGAATTGACGAGGTTTTTAAGCTTTGTATAGAATCTATCAAGCGATACCCTAAACATTCTACCTCGTATTTGATTTTAGGAAGAGGCTATGCTGCTTTACGCCAATATGAAGCAGCAGTACTATGTGGCGAGAAAGCGCTTTCGCTGCAACCCGATTCTCCCCTCACTAAAAACTTGATTTCAAATTGGCAACAAATCATTTCAACGAATGGAGAAAAAAAACGATTAGAAGCTTTCGAGATTTTATCAGCCCCGACTATCGATGAATTACAAAAGTTATTGAAAGATGATACAGTTCAACCTGAACCAGCCATTACAAATTTTGAACCGAATTATAACATCGAACCCCCGAAAGTAGAAACATCCACAGGTGAAACTGCCCAAGATGAATTGACGAATAACGAACTCAATAGAACGTTACCGGAAATAGTGAGTGTTACGCTTGCTGATATTTACACAAAACAGGGAGAATACCTGGAAGCAATTAAAATGTACCGTGCTTTAATTATTCAGCGACCGAAGCAAAAAAATTTTTTCGAGAAAAATATTTTAATCCTAGAAGAAAAACTTAAATTCAAGTCATAAAATTATGTGAATCAATATGAAACCATTTATGAAGGCTTTTCCGAAATTTAAAAGCTCCATCTGGTATTTGGGGGTTCCTGTAATATTTTTCATTCAATTGGTATTAACTTATTTATTGAGTCCTTTTGAATCTTTCCTCCATAACACTCATCTCGCTGCTGCATTCTTTTCAAGCATAATAGTTTTTATATGTATTTTTTTGGTCATAAAATATTACAAAAACGTTAGAGAGACATGCCACGAATTAGCTATCTGCGCCATCAGATACAAAACTCTTTTTGAATCAGCTAACGATGCAATTTTTTTAATGAAGGGAGAAACTTTTATTGATTGCAATCAGAAAACTTTAGAGATGTTTGGCTGCAAACGGGAAGAAATAATAGGACAACCTCCATATAAATTTTCACCGCTTTGGCAACCTGACGGAAGGGATTCAAAAGAATCGGCATTAGAAAAAATTAATGCCGCTTTAGCCGGTATGCCACAAAGGTTCGAATGGCAGCATATTAAATTAAACGGCACCCCTTTCGATGTTGAAGTCTCTTTAAATAAGGTAGAGGTCAACAACGAATGCATGATTCAAGCAATTGTTCGAGATATATCTGAGAGAAAAGTTGCTGAAAAAGCGATACACGAATTCGTAACTCATTTTTCAGTAATCAGCGAGCAATTACCAGCAACAATTTGGACTGTTAATAAAAACTTAGAATTTACATCTTCAACAGGTTTAGCTTTAAAAAAATTAGGGTTAGAAAAAAACCAAGTGGTAGGTTCTACTCTTTTCGATTATTTTAAAACCGACGACCCCGATTTCTCTGCGATAAAATATCATCTCAAGGCATTAGAAGGAATAAAATCGGATTATGATATTGTATGGAATGGTAGATATTTACAATCCTCGGTTGAACCTCTTAAAAATGTTCAAGGTGAAATTATTGGTGTAATCGGTGTAGCATTGGATGTTACCGAACGAATACAAACTGAAATTGAACTTCAAAAGAAGGAAGAAATTTATAAGACATTAGTTACCAACGCCAACGACGCTATATATCTAATAACGAACGAATCATTCATATATGTAAATCCCAAATTTGAAGAAATAACGGGCTACAAACAGGATGAAATTTGCAACCCATATTTCAACTTTACACAATTGCTAACTCCTAAAAGCAAAATTATTGTTGAAGCCCGACGATTAGCTCGTCAGCGTGGTGAAACTATTCCATCGAAATACGGATTTCAAATTATCACTAAAACGGGGCAAGTAAAAGAGGTAGAAACAAACACTGTTCTGATTCCCAATAATTCAAATACTCTACAAATTTTAGGTATAATGAGGGACATAACCGAAAAAATTACTGCATATACATTACAGCAGAAATTACAAATGCAGCTTGAAATATTTTTCCGCACATCGATGGACGGCTGCTTTTTTATGTTGATTCCG
Above is a genomic segment from Bacteroidota bacterium containing:
- the lptE gene encoding LPS assembly lipoprotein LptE encodes the protein MNLVLMVNNLRNIVIALILVIIFNFLSGCYSFKGGSVPPHLKSIAIPLFDDQSGFGEAGLREDFTNKTIEKFIQDNSFELTETRVSDSMLECTIITVQNNPSVIAAGETVTLWKITITVKAVFTDMKLKRIIYDKQISNWTEYDATTGPEARQSAIQSTIDKLTEDILLETVANW
- a CDS encoding glycosyltransferase family 2 protein; this translates as MADFIMVSYFLSLTLLFMFGSSGFVMIYQYLKHKNKLEDKLPELNEFPFVTIQLPLYNERYVAERVIEATCNMAYLPENFEIQVLDDSTDDTVAVVAAVVNKFQAKGFNIQHIHRKNRQGYKAGALKEGLAVARGEYVAIFDADFIPKPDFLLKTLPYFLNDPKIGMVQTRWEHLNSDYSMLTRVQAMALDGHFVIEQNVRNKAGFFINFNGTGGIWRKECIIDAGNWEADTLTEDLDLSYRAQLKGWKFKFLKNVTSPAELPSEINALKSQQFRWTKGAIETGKKILPKVWKSDLPLSKKIHSFFHLSSNIVYPFIMLAGILNVPLIFIKHQGGYENYFAIMALFVFAFLSSFLFYLYSQKDIYPDWQRRIFLFPLFMAGSMGFAVNNTKAVIEGLLNKKSEFVRTPKYRITDKKESWAGKKYTPVKIGYTVFIEAALALYCFGGVMMSFYFLEIAAVPFQLLFSMGYGLVAFLSLKHAWLARKTNLQALKINNEVVGINHNINAE
- a CDS encoding SPOR domain-containing protein: MKNLVKIIIMSLVLGSQMGFSQSVDEQVLKFIKLIEQGETDRVLTESASLISSSINHPGVLYLQGRLAEDGTEAVKLYQTILDNFPKSDWADDALYNTYQYYYAVGLYRTAELKLAQLRKNYPDSPYLSGKSSDKISEPAKATIPTPAAQPAAIPTLTEPKQTPAETILVRTYTIQVGAFSTLENAEKLRSYFINLNYDVEIANRVRAGKKLFLVWVGIFQTVEEAVKLAFDIKQKYNIEAITVQRY
- a CDS encoding sigma-54 dependent transcriptional regulator, which gives rise to MLNEEFKNTLGIIGNSFAIQEIKHIIKQVAPTEITVLITGESGVGKEVIAKALHTSSLRSHKPMITVNCGAIPEGIIESELFGHEKGSFTGAGETRKGYFEIADGGTIFLDEIGELPLSTQAKFLRVLENGEFMRVGSNITRKVDVRIIAATNQNLENGVRENGFRKDLYFRLRSINISIPPLRDRKQDIPLFIEYFIKNFAERNNIHIEGFSKDAIEVLINYRWDGNVRELKNTIESLFVINKGNLIEADDVRKQLNTYQDYQIEFVQPQRNLPVHTHKTSEQVERELIYRALLEIKNDVVDIKQFINNYAESKPTVPESYLETNNSSYGEDLTLDEMDKRYIIKILQKYHGNRRLAAKKLNISERTLYRKIHEFGLNGK